From the Chiroxiphia lanceolata isolate bChiLan1 chromosome 13, bChiLan1.pri, whole genome shotgun sequence genome, one window contains:
- the CHST8 gene encoding carbohydrate sulfotransferase 8, which translates to MRLTCMFSFILLFGAVGLVVFIHLQDPEEIVHQQAPGIKYNMGFQQPKKDCVSSNNQDRRLRKNTADGAAPVKQSNSLEPSESVPTKLQSTDRRQSSIMFAMKDQQKGEETDAIRLHKRRRRFIIKKSPILISMNSSVLNLPTLKSEDRNNNKWKSLYQIQGERKRIMKETCSKYKSNNRRIITPYHVSRIFVEDKYRVLYCEVPKAGCSNWKRVLMVLNGLASSTKDIQHNTVHYGNYLKRLDGFDHKGIYHRLNTYTKMLFIREPFEKLVSAFRDKFEHPNNYYHPVFGKAIISRYRVNATKEALRTGSGVKFKEFIQYLLDVHRPVGMDIHWDHVNRLCSPCLIDYDFVGKFESMEEDANFFLHLIGAPQNLTFPKFKDRHSNEERTTTKITQQYFAQLSPAQRQQSYDFYYMDYLMFNYSKPFEDLY; encoded by the exons GGATAAAATATAACATGGGATTCCAGCAAccaaaaaaa GACTGTGTTTCCAGCAATAATCAGGATAgaagattaagaaaaaatactgcagatGGAGCAGCACCAGTAAAGCAGAGCAACTCATTAGAGCCATCTGAAAGTGTGCCCACCAAGCTTCAAAGCACAGACAGAAGGCAAAGCAGCATCATGTTTGCTATGAAAGATCAACAGAAAGGTGAAGAAACTGATGCCATCAGGCTCCATAAACGCAGGAGGAGGTTTATAATTAAAAAGAGCCCAATTCTGATTTCCATGAACAGCTCTGTTCTCAACCTGCCCACACTCAAATCTGAGGACAGAAACAACAACAAGTGGAAAAGTCTCTATCAGATCCAAGGAGAAAGGAAGCGGATTATGAAGGAAACTTGTTCAAAATACAAGAGTAATAACAGGAGAATAATCACTCCTTATCATGTCTCTAGGATATTTGTAGAAGATAAATACAGAGTTTTATACTGTGAAGTACCAAAAGCTGGCTGCTCTAACTGGAAACGGGTGCTCATGGTGCTTAATGGCCTGGCTTCTTCCACAAAAGATATCCAGCACAACACCGTGCACTACGGGAACTACCTGAAAAGGCTGGATGGGTTTGATCACAAGGGAATTTATCACAGGCTCAACACTTACACAAAGATGCTGTTTATTCGTGAACCTTTCGAAAAGCTGGTATCTGCATTTCGGGACAAGTTTGAGCATCCAAACAACTACTACCACCCGGTGTTTGGGAAAGCCATCATTTCCAGATACCGCGTCAACGCCACCAAAGAAGCATTAAGGACAGGCTCTGGAGTCAAGTTTAAGGAGTTCATTCAATATCTCCTGGATGTACATAGGCCAGTGGGGATGGATATACACTGGGATCATGTCAACAGGCTTTGCAGCCCGTGTTTAATAGACTACGACTTCGTGGGGAAATTTGAAAGTATGGAAGAAGACGCAAACTTTTTCTTGCACTTAATTGGTGCTCCACAAAATTTAACTTTCCCCAAGTTTAAAGATCGGCACTCCAATGAAGAAAGAACTACCACTAAAATTACACAACAGTATTTTGCACAGCTTTCTCCTGCCCAACGACAACAAAGCTACGACTTCTACTATATGGATTACTTGATGTTTAACTACTCAAAACCTTTTGAAGACTTATACTGA